The Pseudoliparis swirei isolate HS2019 ecotype Mariana Trench chromosome 17, NWPU_hadal_v1, whole genome shotgun sequence sequence acaatattaattctaataattttctggaggttttaattgctggcgtcaaattgaacccaaagggtaatatgttagtaaatataaaggtaacaggagggtgaaacattgaatcgggtcaaaatgacccaaaggcggggggagggtgaaatattgattcgggtcaaaatgaccctaaggcaacacaagggttaagagaaccGAGCCGTGCTCCTGCAGTGGGCCTTGTATTTGCCTTCAGCAATCCACCAACGCGTTGTCTTCTGGCTTTATTCAACACATCTAGATGTACGGATCCTGCAGCTTAGCCCCATGAGCATGCATTATATTACCAAACCTGTGTTCATTCAGCCTTTTTGTGGTATTTTCTGTAAATCTTGGAAGAAAATGTATCCTCGAGTTCTGCACATAATTTCTATTCATCAAAATTAACCTCCAGCTTTCCGAGGGACAAAAGACGGACACATTTCGAGAGTGTAAAAGCGTGTTCGTGTGCATTGCTAGTGCCATCTACTGGTGAGCCCAGAAACTccagtgtttttatgttttattgcaGGATTTTACACAATATTTCCAGATGCAATAAGACcggaacaaaaaaatatatatattacagacaGTGGAAACAAATATTTTGAACTCAACAataatccacaaacaaatgttttgctTAGTTTAGGCACTCTTAAACACACTTCATGTCAGCCGCAATATGCAACAAATAATTTACATAACATTGCTTTATATTAAGTACACGTATGAATCCAAATTAAGCAAAACATTACACTTGAGAAATATTAATAGAACAAACGGATGAATATGATTAGAAAGATGGAATGTGTTTATCCCACAGTTTGGTTTTTAAACAGTGCCTCGACAGAGGAATCGTTGTCGCCTGACATCCAAAGGTCGAGCTCTGCCCGTATCACTCACACTGCAGTCACAACCAGACAAGTGCACTAATATCAGTGTCTGAAATAATCAAGACAGTCTGAGCGATAGCGGTTTTCCATCTCACCCACAATCACACATTCATTTGTTGACATCTTCTTTCAGCTGACAGTTCTCTGAAAAAATAGAACATTATGTCGTTCAGAGGTTGTGGCCAAAAGTGTATCAGAGCACAAGTTACAGAACAGTTTAACTGGAGGATAACGTTGTTTCTCAAAATGACCAGTTCATTGTAATGTTAGCATTTCTGTCTTAGAGGTGAAATAACCCAGAGCTACGGACACAAGGCTCTTGGCTTTGGATTCTAAGGTTGATCTTGCACCCATTCTTGTCCCAGAGACCACAAAAGGCAACCAGGGGGTTTACTAAGGATGCTCTGCAGGGGGGGGCGGGATGCAGGAACTCCTCACCTTTCAGATTTCcatctcacacacattcattcaacGTCATCTTCCGTTAAAGGCTGAGAGCTGATGATTcgctgaaaaaagaaaacatttttcaGAGATTTGGCACAAAAGAAAGAGCACAAAATATAGAATGGCTGAACTTGCTCTCAGAAAGCACACATGAAAGTAACTATGAGCTACTtttaacatttgtgtttgtcttgGAGGTGAAATAACCCAGAGCTACTGACACAAGGCTCTCAGCTTTGGATTCCAAGGTTGATCTTGCACCCTTTCTTGTCCCAGAGACCACACATGGCAACCAGGGGGTTTACTAAGGATGCTCTTCAAAACAAACTAGTCACACACAGACTTGGATTGTTAATGGGGTGTAGTGGGAATTCTCACCTGGCTGATTGAGGGCAGTTTGGTGAGCAGCATTTGGAAGACTGGAGGCGGCAGCGTCTGCTGGAGCACCTGAAGAAGCTGCTGAGGTTGACCACAGACTGCAATAGCATTGGTCAGGTGGTCCACACCATTCTCAAAGTCATCTGGAATTAGAGTCAGAATGTTtagaaaacaaataaagtaGGTCCACAGGTTAGgaaaaagtttttatttttataaacggAGTTAATTAGCGATCATTCTAGTGTTTGGAGACATTTGACTTTCATTGAAACTTTCTACCAATACGTATTTGGGTGAAAGTGTAGAAACATGACAGGCTGTGTCCTTGAATGATGAACACGTGTATGCATTATTTGCTGCAGTGCTCTTTGAAGTATCCAAGTGTGCATCATGCACATAAGTGAACGTGTTTTATGCATGAAGAAACTGTGCAGGCACGTGACTAACCTTGAGCAAGGAGCTCCTCTCCCAGCTGGATTTCCTCCAAAAAGAATTTCTGAACAGCTTCCGGGTCCTTCAAGTCAGGCAGCTTCAATGTCAAAGGAAAGAAAGTGGTCAGAAATGCACATTTAGGCCCCAGGCGAGACACAAGAATCTGAAATGGATTATCCTACCCTTGCCAATCCAGACTCTTCACTAGAaacgtttttctttcttctaccTGCGAAACAAAAGCGACTTGAGACTGTGCGGGTGCTTTCGGTTTGCTGTTAACCGAACGCACAAGCTAACGTTACAAGTCTCGAGGGCCACAAGTTGAGCCTTTACCCACCGGGTGTCTCTTTAATTTATTAACGTTATCTATCCTGCGACGTAGCCGAATAAGATTAAGTCAGACCTAACCGCGACGTGTTAACGCTTTCTACGCTGCGagtacaaatatataaagcTTTCTCTAGAAAAACGCGTGTGTCTTTCTTGTGTCTTTTCCGGGCACATGGGAGCTAACCTTGCGAGTTAAGCTAACGCTGACTGCGTCCTTCCAGCTCAACAACATACTTACGTTCAAGTAGCTTTTCCTTGAAGCGAGGGTCGCTCCGTCGCTTTCTATCAAAATAAATGCAGTATGCGAGGAAAAAGGCGCCACACGCCCCGACAACCACCGCACTCGTCCGTCCGTCCACCATGTCTGAAACTCTTCAGCTGCCGCGCACGAGGCTCTCGAGCTGGCTAGCAGCTAGCCCGTTGCTAAGGAAGTGCGGAGAGGAAGTACGTCATGACGCATTCATGACTTTTCCGAGTTTAGTTTTACTAGTGCCAATAAACAACTTATCCAAGACTGTAATGACAAAGTGTGAAATGCTCTTCTACATGTAACTTACATAACACAATAACCTGCTTAATGTACTT is a genomic window containing:
- the tomm20a gene encoding translocase of outer mitochondrial membrane 20; its protein translation is MVDGRTSAVVVGACGAFFLAYCIYFDRKRRSDPRFKEKLLERRRKKNVSSEESGLARLPDLKDPEAVQKFFLEEIQLGEELLAQDDFENGVDHLTNAIAVCGQPQQLLQVLQQTLPPPVFQMLLTKLPSISQRIISSQPLTEDDVE